In the Sediminibacter sp. Hel_I_10 genome, one interval contains:
- the sucC gene encoding ADP-forming succinate--CoA ligase subunit beta produces the protein MNLHEYQGKDILASFGVRIQRGIVAQNAHEAVAAAKQLTSETGTSWHVLKAQVHAGGRGKGGGVKLAKNLTEVEKIAGEIIGMNLVTPQTSAEGKKVHQILVAEDVYYPGDSEPNEYYMSVLLNRATGKNMIMYSTEGGMDIETVAEETPHLIFHEEIDPSVGLMPFQARRIAFNLGLSGAGFKDMTKFVHALYTAYDKSDASLFEINPVLKTSDDKILAVDAKVTIDDNALFRHKDYTNLRDLREENPIEVEAKEVGLNYVDLDGNVGCMVNGAGLAMATMDLIKQAGGEPANFLDVGGTADAARVEAAFKLILKDPAVKAILINIFGGIVRCDRVAQGVIDAYKNMGTIEVPIIVRLQGTNADIAKELIDNSGFDVMSATEFQEAADKVQQVLA, from the coding sequence ATGAATCTACACGAATATCAAGGTAAAGACATATTGGCAAGTTTTGGCGTGCGCATTCAACGCGGTATCGTTGCACAAAATGCTCATGAAGCGGTAGCAGCTGCAAAGCAGTTAACTTCTGAAACAGGCACAAGCTGGCACGTTTTAAAAGCACAAGTACATGCTGGAGGACGCGGTAAAGGCGGCGGCGTTAAATTGGCAAAAAACTTGACAGAAGTAGAAAAAATTGCTGGAGAGATTATCGGGATGAATTTGGTAACGCCTCAAACATCTGCAGAAGGTAAAAAAGTACACCAAATTTTAGTAGCAGAAGATGTCTATTATCCTGGTGATAGTGAGCCAAATGAATACTATATGTCTGTGCTCTTAAATCGTGCAACAGGAAAAAACATGATCATGTATTCTACCGAAGGTGGTATGGATATTGAGACGGTTGCTGAAGAGACACCACATTTGATCTTTCATGAGGAAATAGATCCTTCTGTAGGTCTTATGCCATTTCAAGCACGTCGTATTGCCTTTAATTTAGGGCTTTCTGGTGCTGGATTTAAAGACATGACCAAATTTGTACATGCGCTTTATACCGCTTATGATAAATCAGACGCTTCTTTATTTGAAATCAACCCGGTTTTAAAAACAAGTGATGATAAAATTTTAGCCGTAGATGCTAAAGTTACCATTGATGATAACGCATTATTCCGTCATAAAGATTACACCAATCTACGTGACTTACGTGAAGAAAACCCAATTGAGGTTGAAGCCAAAGAAGTTGGACTTAACTATGTAGACCTAGACGGAAACGTGGGTTGTATGGTAAACGGAGCGGGTCTTGCAATGGCAACAATGGATTTGATCAAGCAAGCCGGTGGTGAGCCAGCTAACTTCTTGGATGTTGGTGGTACTGCCGATGCAGCAAGAGTAGAGGCGGCCTTTAAGCTTATTTTGAAAGATCCTGCAGTTAAAGCGATTTTGATTAACATCTTTGGAGGTATTGTTCGTTGTGATCGTGTTGCCCAAGGCGTTATTGATGCTTATAAAAACATGGGAACTATTGAGGTGCCAATCATTGTGCGTCTTCAAGGAACCAATGCAGATATCGCTAAAGAATTGATTGACAACTCTGGATTTGATGTCATGAGTGCAACAGAATTTCAAGAAGCAGCAGATAAAGTTCAGCAAGTGCTAGCTTAA
- a CDS encoding response regulator: MSGSKTDLQRYENLNLIIRYYLTKSMDSAKVYNNKVLAIAQRTKDNELAINAYNLGSTYYYYNSQTDSCLLLVKKALKLVQLSGDHKMTSDVYRKLAILSRAVPDFEAYEVYGKLALEEAKLSGDAEVLSSALVVNGNIHFNKNDYSNALKYYLKIDSLHTVNQSKSSNLTFAYENIALIYTELKNDKALKYLDKSMLVHKELNDEAGFNNSIRLKASYYSNKKDYKAAIENLEKVLPFYESFGMPNKLVEIYSELALCFTYEDQLKEAKFYLDKGIEISKTEGFNRFGTNAIQFSAGVYFLKLKDYKMAISFFEEALSTAPSQGTDYYLRERKEISEGLKTAYAGLKDYENAFKANERLLILNDSLNLLNSEKLTTEIDAKYQTEKKEQEIALLRSQSELEAQKQKSQRSVLLGGIALTSLAGIFIFVLYRNRRKTNDKLRELDSAKSRFFENISHEFRTPLSLIQGPIDDQLEKEQLGTQEKANLKIAKKNAIRLLTLVDQILDLSKLESGQFKLNVQDNNLKTFLDALLSSFSYQAEKHQQSFNYKSSISNAHFWFDADVLEKIICNLISNAIKYSPIKAEIEIDLNVSEEKQLEFSIQNSGIQLTETELNHIFSRFYSTAENGNAVGTGIGLALTKELVERHKGTIAATSTKENVRFVFKIPVYENAFLAEEIVSQPTALDTSFENFRMQQRNDVEEHVVNEAIFQQKNEQSEHTEDLDQPILLIVDDNEDLRTYIKSIFEQRFQVITASDGFEGLKVALAKVPDLIITDLMMPNEDGLKFTEKCKINPITSHIPVVMLTAKAGDENTLIGLETGADAYLTKPFNTKILKATVDNLLENRKKLQDRFSQEVILMPKDIAINSVDEQFITNLQTVLDEQLVESDFNAESFAKALHMSRMQLHRKLKAVTGKTATEFIRFQRLKLAASLLKKSDANISEIGYSVGFNNHSYFTKCFKEHYGVSPTDFSKSS; this comes from the coding sequence TTGTCAGGTTCTAAGACAGATTTACAACGATATGAAAATCTCAATCTCATCATTAGGTATTATCTCACAAAGAGTATGGACTCTGCAAAGGTCTACAATAATAAAGTTTTGGCAATCGCACAGAGAACAAAAGATAATGAGCTTGCCATAAATGCTTATAACCTAGGATCTACATATTATTATTATAACTCCCAAACCGATAGTTGTCTTTTACTCGTAAAAAAAGCACTGAAATTGGTGCAGTTATCTGGTGATCATAAGATGACTTCAGATGTGTATCGCAAACTAGCTATTTTGAGTAGAGCAGTTCCAGACTTTGAAGCTTATGAGGTCTATGGCAAATTGGCATTGGAGGAGGCAAAATTATCGGGTGATGCAGAGGTTTTATCATCTGCTCTTGTTGTTAATGGAAATATTCATTTCAATAAAAATGATTATTCTAATGCGCTCAAATACTATTTAAAAATCGATTCCCTCCATACGGTAAACCAAAGTAAAAGTTCTAACCTCACGTTTGCATACGAAAATATCGCACTTATTTACACAGAGTTAAAAAATGATAAAGCACTTAAATATCTTGATAAAAGTATGTTGGTTCATAAGGAGCTTAATGATGAAGCGGGTTTTAATAATTCTATTAGACTAAAGGCTAGTTACTATAGTAATAAAAAAGATTACAAGGCTGCTATTGAGAACCTTGAAAAGGTATTACCTTTTTATGAATCGTTTGGGATGCCGAATAAATTAGTTGAAATTTACAGTGAACTGGCTCTCTGTTTCACGTATGAAGATCAATTAAAAGAGGCAAAATTCTATTTGGATAAAGGAATCGAAATTTCCAAAACCGAAGGATTTAATAGGTTCGGCACCAATGCCATTCAATTTAGTGCTGGTGTCTATTTTTTAAAACTGAAGGATTATAAAATGGCCATTTCTTTTTTTGAGGAGGCATTATCTACAGCGCCTTCACAAGGTACTGATTACTATCTTAGGGAGAGAAAAGAAATTTCCGAAGGCCTTAAAACAGCTTATGCAGGTCTCAAAGATTATGAAAATGCTTTTAAAGCAAATGAGAGACTCCTCATTTTAAATGATAGCTTAAATTTATTAAATAGCGAAAAGTTAACTACTGAAATTGACGCTAAATATCAAACCGAGAAAAAGGAACAGGAAATAGCTCTTTTGAGATCACAAAGTGAGCTCGAAGCACAAAAGCAAAAGAGTCAGCGTAGTGTCTTGCTTGGAGGTATTGCCTTAACATCTTTAGCTGGGATTTTTATTTTCGTTTTGTATAGAAATCGAAGAAAGACCAATGATAAATTGCGGGAATTAGATAGTGCTAAATCTCGTTTTTTTGAAAATATTTCTCATGAGTTTAGAACACCACTCTCCTTAATTCAAGGGCCAATCGATGATCAATTGGAGAAAGAACAATTAGGCACACAAGAAAAGGCCAATCTTAAAATTGCCAAGAAAAATGCGATAAGACTTTTAACCTTGGTTGATCAAATTTTAGATCTTTCAAAACTAGAATCAGGTCAATTTAAACTAAACGTACAGGACAATAATTTAAAAACGTTTCTCGATGCACTCTTGTCTTCTTTTTCCTATCAAGCAGAAAAACATCAGCAAAGCTTCAACTATAAATCATCTATATCCAATGCGCATTTTTGGTTTGATGCCGATGTTTTGGAGAAAATTATTTGCAATCTTATTTCTAACGCTATTAAGTACAGCCCCATTAAGGCCGAGATAGAAATCGATCTTAATGTTTCTGAGGAAAAACAATTAGAATTTAGTATTCAGAATTCTGGCATTCAACTTACAGAAACAGAATTGAATCATATTTTTAGCCGCTTTTACAGTACTGCGGAAAACGGAAATGCTGTGGGCACTGGCATTGGTTTAGCGCTTACAAAAGAATTGGTAGAACGCCATAAAGGCACTATCGCAGCCACGAGTACAAAAGAGAATGTAAGGTTTGTATTTAAGATTCCTGTATACGAAAATGCTTTTTTAGCCGAAGAAATCGTCTCACAGCCTACTGCTTTAGATACAAGTTTTGAGAATTTTAGAATGCAACAGCGAAATGATGTAGAAGAACATGTCGTTAATGAAGCGATTTTTCAGCAAAAAAATGAGCAATCAGAACACACTGAAGATTTAGATCAACCCATCTTGCTCATCGTTGATGATAATGAAGATCTAAGAACCTACATCAAATCAATTTTTGAGCAGCGTTTTCAAGTAATAACTGCATCTGACGGATTTGAAGGTTTGAAGGTCGCTTTGGCAAAGGTGCCAGACCTGATTATTACCGATTTAATGATGCCCAACGAGGACGGTTTAAAATTTACCGAAAAATGCAAGATCAATCCTATAACATCCCATATCCCTGTGGTGATGTTGACTGCTAAGGCTGGCGATGAAAACACATTGATAGGTCTCGAGACGGGTGCAGACGCATATCTTACAAAACCGTTTAATACCAAAATATTAAAAGCTACGGTAGATAATTTACTCGAAAATCGTAAAAAACTTCAAGATCGGTTTAGCCAAGAGGTCATATTAATGCCCAAAGATATTGCCATCAACTCAGTAGATGAACAATTTATTACAAACTTACAAACGGTTCTTGATGAACAATTGGTAGAATCAGATTTTAATGCCGAAAGTTTTGCAAAAGCGCTTCATATGAGCAGAATGCAGCTGCACCGAAAATTAAAAGCAGTTACAGGTAAAACCGCTACAGAGTTTATAAGATTTCAACGCCTTAAGCTCGCTGCCTCCTTACTGAAAAAATCTGATGCCAATATTTCTGAGATTGGATATTCGGTAGGTTTCAATAACCACTCTTATTTCACCAAATGTTTTAAGGAGCATTATGGAGTTTCACCTACAGATTTTTCTAAATCTTCTTAA
- a CDS encoding kelch repeat-containing protein translates to MKKLTCLPILFLTALLFSCDADDDTTSDDPVNTLTLELTEHTQQDQIGDFAENAMVEFNGYVWSTGGYNAYSGGERISEVWRSANGIAWESVTYDQFEARSNHTLTVFDGKMWLIGGIDNTNTFLEDVWYSSDGETWVLATDSPAYLAASYHSVVVFNNRLYLIKDGVSATVVWSSADGVLWEEETSNAFPSREDFEAVVFNNELYVLGGFHTSTKFNEIWKSSDGISWSQVATNTVFSPRNSHTATVYEGKVFVAGGINNAPIGELWYSEDMVNWFEYTPLTSTIGLYDHAALNYAGEIYLWGGREGSLGGSWPLTGKIRSINQITP, encoded by the coding sequence ATGAAAAAACTCACATGTTTACCAATCCTATTTTTGACAGCACTATTGTTTAGCTGTGATGCCGATGATGACACAACAAGCGATGATCCCGTCAATACATTAACCTTGGAACTAACAGAGCATACCCAACAAGACCAAATAGGAGACTTTGCCGAGAATGCCATGGTCGAATTTAACGGATACGTTTGGTCAACGGGCGGTTACAACGCCTATAGTGGCGGAGAAAGAATTAGCGAAGTTTGGAGAAGTGCCAATGGTATCGCCTGGGAGTCTGTAACCTACGATCAATTTGAGGCACGATCTAACCATACGCTTACCGTTTTTGATGGGAAGATGTGGTTAATTGGTGGCATAGACAATACAAATACGTTTTTAGAGGATGTTTGGTATTCCAGTGATGGGGAAACTTGGGTTTTGGCAACCGATTCACCAGCATATTTGGCGGCCTCCTATCACAGCGTTGTTGTGTTTAACAACAGGCTCTATCTCATCAAAGATGGTGTTAGTGCGACAGTGGTTTGGTCTTCTGCAGATGGTGTGCTTTGGGAAGAGGAAACGAGTAATGCATTTCCATCCAGGGAAGATTTTGAAGCTGTCGTATTCAACAACGAACTTTATGTTTTAGGTGGTTTTCACACCAGTACCAAATTTAATGAGATTTGGAAAAGTAGCGATGGTATATCATGGTCACAAGTAGCAACCAATACGGTTTTTTCTCCCCGTAACTCCCATACTGCCACTGTTTATGAAGGAAAGGTATTTGTTGCCGGTGGGATCAATAACGCTCCAATAGGTGAATTATGGTATAGCGAGGATATGGTCAACTGGTTTGAATATACACCGCTCACATCCACAATCGGCCTTTATGATCATGCTGCTCTAAATTATGCTGGTGAAATCTACTTGTGGGGTGGTCGCGAGGGTAGTTTGGGAGGCTCATGGCCGCTTACCGGGAAAATAAGAAGTATTAATCAAATAACACCGTGA